One Heptranchias perlo isolate sHepPer1 chromosome 2, sHepPer1.hap1, whole genome shotgun sequence DNA segment encodes these proteins:
- the crygn2 gene encoding gamma-crystallin N-B yields MSQYSGKIIFYEGKCFTGRKLEVCGDCDNFQDRGFMSRVNSIRVESSAWICYDHPDFKGHQYILERGEYPEFHRWNAHNDHMGSCRPVKMHGEHYRIELFENCDFNGQCMEFCEDCPFLQGRGWNKTCVNSIRVHGDGAWVLYEEPNYRGRMYIIERGYYRSHTEWQGQTGNIQSIRRVVNYF; encoded by the exons ATGTCACAGTATTCTGGCAAG ATCATTTTCTACGAGGGAAAATGTTTCACCGGCAGAAAGCTGGAGGTGTGCGGGGACTGCGACAACTTCCAGGACAGGGGATTCATGAGCAGAGTGAACTCCATCAGGGTGGAGAGCAGTGCCTGGATCTGCTACGACCACCCCGATTTCAAAGGGCATCAGTACATCCTGGAGCGAGGAGAGTACCCCGAATTTCACCGATGGAACGCCCACAATGACCACATGGGATCCTGCAGACCCGTCAAAATG CACGGTGAACATTACAGAATAGAGCTGTTCGAAAACTGCGACTTCAATGGCCAGTGTATGGAGTTCTGTGAGGATTGTCCATTCCTTCAGGGCAGAGGCTGGAACAAGACCTGTGTCAACTCCATCAGGGTTCATGGCGACGGAGC CTGGGTTTTATATGAAGAGCCCAACTACCGTGGCAGGATGTATATAATAGAACGAGGATACTACCGTTCCCACACAGAGTGGCAGGGGCAAACCGGCAACATCCAGTCCATCCGAAGAGTGGTGAACTACTTCTAG